Within Leguminivora glycinivorella isolate SPB_JAAS2020 chromosome 26, LegGlyc_1.1, whole genome shotgun sequence, the genomic segment GATGTAGGTATTTATAGTAAGCGACAACGGAACTACTTTACTGTTCAAGGCTTTTAAAACGATAATGAATTTAATGTTGTTATTGCAAGAACGAGATGTCCTTTTGAggcaattttaatttaaaatgaaaatatagCGACCGGTTTAAGACTGGCAAAAGCAATTTTGTTTAATTGCAACGAGTCTCAGTcggatttcgttttttttagtacTCTTTTATCTCTTTAGCATTTTTAATTGAAACTACTTAAGTATAAAACATGTAGGCTATTTTTCACAATAGCCAAATATACATTGAGGAGAATATTATCACAGCTGTGCCTCTAATAAAAAAGAAGACTAAACTTATGTAGTTTCCTCACTTCATCGGAAGTAAAAGCTGAAATACCTTCTTTAATAGTCTCTTTTCTACTTATCAATGGAAACTTCCACGGAAATCCAATTATACCCATATTAATCAGTCGGACATATCTCCGTGCTATCTACAGTCAAGTGTCAAAGCGCACTGCCCTCCTGTCACGATCGTGAATCATGTCAAGCATACATACCTACGGATCCAGTCTTGACTTGGCACTTCAATGGCACTTAGATCACAGTAAAGCCGACAGGCAACTAAATCCACAAGCGAGGCTAGTGTCTTTCACCAGTAAGGTGTGTTTCCGTTTAGGTCTGCCCGTGCACTCCAGGAGTTCCCATATTTTATCCTAGCGCAAGACACTGCTGGCGTTTTCCGGACTGAAGACTTCTCAATCGTGTAGTTCTGACCTTTATTGCTGTCCCAATACTCGTTTCCTTGGCACCGGTATCCAACGCAGAAATCTAGCCGTCTTGAATGTATTGGTAGTTGTATTCTGAATCCAAATGTATCGTAAGCTGAGACTCCCTGCTGATTCAAAGGTCCAGATTCTACAAAAGCACAGTATGTATCCTCGCTTGTCGTCCAGCCGTCTGATGACGTTCGCACAAACACCTCTTTAGTGAAGTCCAGGTTTTTAACTTTAACAGTTCCGTCAACTGCACATTCGTTCTGTTTCAGGATGACATTCTCAAGCGTGACACAGTCTTCGTTTATTTTTCTTCTGAACTCGACGTAATCTGACGCTGGCTGGACGAATCTACGCTCCCACACGTCTTGCGGTGGTTGGGGCGGTGGTTTTCTCTCTAGCGTTGGACTGGCTACGATCTTCAAGGCCCAGTAAGGTGGTACATGAGAAGGTTCGGTCATGAACTTGACTTGTTCCAGAGCGTACCCTCTATCATCGGCGAACACTACCCTCTTCTTCTTGTTGTCAGTCGGCATTTTTAAGCACGATCTGGGCGCTGCCTTCAACGTAAGTTGTAAAGGTTTTAGCGTCATGGAAGTGGGTAAACATGGTGACGAGAATCCTCTGGTGACGGTGGTGATCTTGGATATGTTTGGCCGTCGTACTGTATAGTCCGTGAGGAAGCCCGCCGGTGGACTATGTCCGTAAAACAGCTGTTCCGATGATAACATGTCGATCGCCGCGCACATCGCGAGTCTGTAACAATCGAGCCACAAGTTACACTTCGCGTGTGATAAGAGAGTGGACGATACATCCGCACAGTCTGGCGGTTAGCGATGAACTAAACGGAATGCCGGGCGCGTGGGGTTTATATAGCTGCGGGGGCGCCGTGCACGCGAACGATATGAATAAACATCGGGTGACAATGAATCGATCATTCATTGTTAGGACAATTGACAATATACACGTCACGTGGGATGGTGCGTATATGTTGACTGTTTAAATATTATTAGTTAGCAAACTTTGTTAGGAAAATATTAATGGCGTTTGATTTGATGGATTTTTATGCAAgatataaaatcaaaattatctttttaaagcaatttttaaagtacttttgaaaatacagtatatatttaaaaatacctaagagaaaatataaaataattaaagtatgcctgagcagttcccggcaactttgtacatagccacgtcagcaaattttaattgatccttttttgttaccaacatttagtaatataagtcgactttcgtaagatatatacaggtaaattgttataattaagaaaatatagattctagagaaccttaatgacgaaataaaacttaataaaatctcaattcatcaacaaaatcttggtaacaaaataggaattaataaaaacaaatttaactttttccttaatttttgtacaaacttttcgagaactgctggcCTATTTCATTATGGATGCTTAAATGAATGATATATCAACAAAGTATGGGTTATCACATCACATTCATCACAACATTCACAacctataattttatatgatacttataaaattaagtaggtaaaataatcccaatttattttactattaagTAGATTTAAAGACTATAAAGTAATTAGATCAttgtataaactgaaataaattatagataattttattttattgaaaactTTTTTCCAGCCCTCCATAacctttttaattaaaagataTAAACGTTGAATGAGTCAAGGTTGCTTCAATTACGTTATATTAGATCCGAGAGAACTCTTCATGTGAATCATAATTAATATGATGctaataaaaaatgttatttatgaTTTTACTGCGATTACATTAAATTTGGGACACGAAAAACAAAGTGGGTGTTTTCTGGATTATATTTAGTACTGTATTGCGTCGCGTCGCGTCCTTCTTGTAATTAAATTGTGAtgtaaattaaattgaaaaatcagtaatgaaaatatatacttatatacccACTAATATCATAGATGTTAAAGTAACTTTacatgtctgtctgtatatTTTACCTTATAATGATTCTAGCTGGAACACATTTAGGTAAATTTTGGCACGGACTTAGTTTCAAGACCATAGAACAACAAAAGATATTTTTTGTgaacaatagggaacttgactgtagttaaaataaaatattttataacatgcacgaaataaatcatcagataattataagaaaaacacggACAGAAGTtacttttaaatccaatttctatttaataagtcaagtagaaataaataaagtaactgagttgaccgtgacgtcactcaattcgatttcataaaaagaagctgatttgactaggagctAGCCTATTGTTAGCATCATAAATTCTTAAGTAAACAATTGCAGCAAGATTTCGcttcattttttaatattaacgtTCCCAGTGCTTataacattacaataaatatgaCAGATTATTCACACtacaaatagataaataataaatacaataaaaataaaataaataaataaatattatagagcgttcttacacagattgaccgagtcccacggtaagctcaagaaggcttgtgttattgtgggtattcagacaacgatatatataatatacaaacttatatacatagaaaacatccatgactcgggaacaaatatctgtgctcatcacacaaataaatgcccttaccgggattcgaacccgggaccgggccttagcaggcagggtcactacacgctaggccagaccggtcgtcgatattatagaacattcttacgtacattgagtcccacggtaagctcaagaaggcttgtagtAGGTATTCCCACTCAAATAGACACCAACTTTAAAAAATTGAACcacaaccacagaatatataatagtacaagtacagaaggcccactgttttgatgtttacgaaaggccgcctttttaaatgcctacaatttttttacaaagaaaccagccgcacgtgcgcagcgtcggatgatagggttgcctatggattaaacgaattactcagataaaatgttatactattatatttaagtcttgggtactttctaagtatatttacagtattttggtttaagttccaacagcacaagccttattgaacttttccgtgggacttaatcaatagtagatcagtgtaagaatgtcctatggtacatattttattcatgatgtctatttaacttagcattgttagccattccacacgcggacatcgcatatgaacctttacatattcatatattgtATTTGTTCATATTACCCGTGTAGTGCCGggtttagaatttcaccaccccctttcttcccatgggtgtcgtagaagccgactgtgggatatgggttaaaattgTTGCGTAGGCGAGagtctggcaacctgtcactgcaatgtcacaattttagttttctttcaacctctttttgccaagagtggcactgaaacttgagtagttcatgtgctctgcctacccctttatgggatacaggcgtgattgtatgtatgtatgtatgtacatattcaCATATTCAGGCGTTAATAAGTCTGACAAGTTCCgtttctgggtggctagccgaatggcacaatcgctcacgaaacgctcacgaaacgaagcgctagtagatatctatctctatcgcgcttgcgtattggcgcgacagagccagcggcgtatcgctttcgtttggcgtcggagaaatgccattcggctacggggcctgatatcaGTATTTACTCCTGATACTAGTTGCTTATTAACGGAGAATGTTAACAATTACCCTCTTTATTTCTAAAAGGACGTATCTGTTCTAAGTTTTTAAGTAAAATATGcgctttttaatttcaaagtcAAAGCAATCCTGGGTAAGTAACTATTTGTTTACCTTAGCTGATTCAGGGCAGTAGATTATGTTTGTGTAATTAATATAAGTAGAAAAAGATCGTctaatgtaataataataggGATCTGATTACtgttaaaatccatactaatattgtaaatgggaaagtgtgtgtgtctgtttgtctgtccgtccttcacggcaaaacggagcgacgaattgtcgtgattctttaagtggagatacttcaagggacggagagtgagataagctattttttgtcctttctaacgcgagtgaagccgcgggcgaaggctaattaataatataagacaagaaaaagaggaagttcgtaAACAGTGGTGCtatattaaaacacgaccggagCAAGTGTATTGAATCGACATGAGTTGCATATTACATATTACCTATTTGTGCCTcgtaaggttgtctggaagataTCGGTTTTTAATGACACCGTCTGTTGCTTTGTtcctcattatttatttatttatttatttattcaaactttattgcacagtaaaaaaatgtacaaaaggcgaacttaataccaaaaggcattctctaccagctaacctttgggccaaacagagatcaataTCAATAATACGTGCAAGAAATATAACAAGACGAGAAATTGAATATCTACTTAATAAACCTAAATGGTTACATACATATCTCATCAtacaaacgtttacaaaaataaaattatgtattgaggtgtaggtacatttaaaaaatattatttttattgtcaaTGAATGAACATTTTTTAGTTGAGACCAGTCTCCGTCACATAGCCACTGCGCACCCTTCATTTTCCACTACATTAATATCCGAGACTATCCATAATTTCCCTCCACGCACTGTCACCAAAAAGTTTACTTTTTCCACTTATTTGCAATGCGATATGCCTAATTTTCCATAATCGCACACTACAATCATTTCCCCTAGATTCCAAACCTAGACTATCCTAAATTTCCCCTCACACATTAGCCACCGTACACAATCATTTTTTCCTCAACGAGACTGTCCCAAATTTCCCCTTACGCCTGGTCACCGCTCACATTTGCACAATCCTTTTTTCCTCAACGAGACCGTCCCGAATTTCCCCTGATGCGTGGTCACCGCGTGCGCACGCGGCGCGCACACAGCGACGCTACGGTCCTGCGTGATCGTCTGGCGCGTGGCGTGATACTCATACCAGATACCTGTTGACACGGTTATGTTATGTGACATGGGGTTATGGCGTGCATGACAAAATAACATACAAATTATTAGATAtttatacatacaacatacatacaatcacgcctgtatcccatgaaggggtaggcagagcacataaaactactcaagtttcagtgccactcttggcaaataagggattgaaagaaaacgaaactgtgacattgcagtgacaggttgccagcctctcgcctacgccacaatttaacccatatcccacagtcgccttctacgacacccacgggaagaaagggggtggtgaaattcttaacccgtcaccacacgggctagATACGAGCGAGATATTTATAGATCTTCAAATATATCTGaacaaataaaaaaaggaaaagaaaaaaaaagacaacAAAATGTTGACATGGGGCTATGGGAAAGTAAGAGACATAGGTACAATATGTGAGAAAAGCATACagattaaatatatataatatacacatccacacataaaatcacgcctgtatcgcaTTAAagaggcagagcacataaaactactcaagtttcagtaccactcttggcaaacgaggggttgaaagaaacgaaaattgtgacattgcagttacagattgccagcctcgtcacaatttaacctatatcccacagtctacgacagccacgggaagaaagggggtggtgaaattcttaacccgtcaccacacagggtaTAATATACAGAGCGGTcgaattgtttaaaaataagtatcagAATTGGCATTCGATTACGTGTAGCAACCAGGGTAGAAGTTTTTCGTCTTTTATATAGTGACATATTTGGGGGTGTTTGGGGTCAGATAAAGCAGTTTATGCAGGTATGTAAGTATTGCCACGCTTGAGACGGTTATACTGtgcatatatacatatatgggGTTATGGCGTGCACGAGACATAACACtttgttatttataaatatCTTCTATATTACCTCTGAGATAAGCAACCTCCCATAGAAACTGGTAGATAGTAGAGAGAGAATATTCgatattcggcatattcggcatgtttttcaatgttcgtattcggcctaATAAtccggttgcattgccgaatagtTACCGAATAAAAagagtaaataactaatgaagatatTAAGTATttcattggataataagctcctgtTTTattagctttctaaggaactactaaaaagtcaaaatataaatacttacaattgttttgtaaaaagtaaaaaaaccgtagtttaagagttgagaagagttcagagttgttttaactaagttttagttatccactaaatgataagaacatagttgtagtaacatatgtaaattatgtaaccattatcaatcacttaatagttttaatctcaacctccgctttaaaaatatggcgtaaccgaatgttcggccgaatattcgtattcggcaaagtccatattcggtcCAACGGAGTCCCACACTAAGGAAGCCTAACGATTCGTGGTGTACGATAGtattagtgaacgtttatatttttgccattttcttttattttcatatttttaggaAAATTTAGGTCAGTTTTACTCAGAGTCATGAGTACTTTCTATCTCAATAGGAAGCAAAAAGTGTTCCagaatttctatacatttttattactttcctcttttgtaaccccatacaaaatgttttgGACATGGTAACGTAAAATAcgaaaaatcgtatgggacaattttttttacctatTAGAAATGAGAAAGCTCGTGATTATGACCAGACCAgcatattggaatctttcgcttgctcgggtatcaatattggcactttgcccccttgtaaaacaaataattattgtttgtttgtgttgttcattaagaggatacggtagcgaaaatgctaaaatggaaaggagcccccctttcaacttgggaattttagttaaatatacaagtgttattaactagatttatcgaaaaaaaaattgtccattaagaacaactcagtcaaaaaatatttcaataaaatctttaaaatccgctctcgactctttcctccttcaaaacttaatcaatcggaacgaaatttgagaatctaaataacaatgaaataatctatgtcggaccgtttagcttttttggttaattgttaccaatcttgagtatcacacctttttttgcccCACAATGAAAatggccgtttttggaaaattttgattggctctagagtctttaaaaagcagaatatcaagaaaatcaaaacggtccgacacagataaaaataataacaatctgtgttgaaaaaattattgctctatcttcaaaaaccagggaggaaatagtcgagagcgtttgtatggagaattgacccctaccgtatcgtcttaaaagtGCTAAAAAACGAATATCTCAGCTGACGTTGATGCCTTACTGAATAACTGGCCGGAAGAAACAGATAATTTTATTAGGAGTTCCAATTGTTACATTTGAACTCCACGTGTACAATTTATCAATTATAGATGAAAGCGATAGAAGCTGATATACTCGTAAGGATAAAATAACAACAAAACAATACGTATTTTCCACTTAAAGTTAGATAACTCTGTTGCCAGACAGATTTTGCTGATAATATTGAAATAGTAGGTCTCTGACGTTTCTATCAATTTGTGATGTCATTGGTTTTGTAACTCAAATATTAATCAAAATCAATATCAGAATCGATACACAATAATTCAATATGATTTGGTTCGCGGGGTGCCACATTTAATAAACGATATTCGGATCATAGCCCGAACAGTATTACTGTCGCAGTATTGGACCCAAAAACAGATTTCATATATTTAGACAACGCAAAAATGATGAACACTCAAGAATCTAAAGatatatttctaatttattatttattcgtatggcatACATGTTAGAAAATAGAAACATAGAACGTgaaattttacttaaatatctaGACTAAGAGCAGTCAGCCATTTTGTGGCTTCGTCGCACAGGGTGATCAGGTCTTCGAGAGGGCCGGCATAGCGTGTTATAGGGCAGTCTTGAATTATGTGCTGGATGGGAATTTGGGCTTCCATATATATctaatcacaggcaagtaacaacttcagtacaaaatctgacacgctcggcccctatacaacattacaaatagatgaacttgtttcttctatcttgTTAATCTCTTCTATTATGCTAATCCGAGCGGTAGGTAAATCGATTTTGACATAATCGGTAGTAATATCATGCCGCCAGAGCCAGCTAAAGATGTTTCATATCCGAAGAATGAAGGAAAAAAACGGATAGCGGAGATCGGATCACACTTTCACGGATTCGGAtcgctcggccacacatgcgcgttttgagagcgtaggcggagcgttagcggagcgcaatgacagcggtgcgccggacgaacgctggcgttgcgcccttgcgcccagcggacgtcGGCGTTCCTCCGGCGACCGCTGTCATTGcactccgctaacgctacgctatcaaaacgctttatgtgtggcggaggctttagtgcGAACTTGAAACCACTATAACGGTATAACCACTGTCGTGGCCGGACCGTTACTGGTATCACGTTAAAAAGTTGGTTTAGTACCTCTTGGAACTCTGGGCCTTATCACTATAACGTGTCATTTATAGGACACCATTATGTAACTGACTGCAATATGATTCTTACGTCTCAAGTATAATCAGCCTAATACctgacctgggtggctagccgaatggcacaatcgctcacgaaacgctcacgaaacgaagcgctagtagatatctatctctatcgtgcttgcgtattggcgcgacagagccagcggcgtatcgctttcgtttggcgtcggagaaatgccattcggctacgcgccaatacgcaagcgcgatagagatagatatctactagcgcttcgtttcgtgagcgtttcgtgagcgattgtgccattcggctagccaccctggccccgtagccgaatggcatttctccgacgccaaacgaaaacgaaacgtatagtccggctctgtcgcgccaatacgcaagagcgatagggatagatatctactaagcgtttcgtttcgtgagcgtttcgtgagcgtttgtgccattcggctacgcacccaggcctacgtcactcgctcgcggtcgcgcgttaagtacctacccgctagcagttgcctcaaggtaacaagtggccgaggggtGGCGCCTttctgtgtagtcgcgtggcacgtacctagtattcttctgagttttacgtagtaactttataagtattagttaaataaagcgtaggcatttgtcgttttgcgggcaagtgaaggatttGTTACCTACGTCACACGAACATATGTGTgttataacaagatcataccatcccatacattaaaatgcgaccgcctaagggaccggccacatctaagagacgcatgtcctgaggtgcggaacggacgtccgcgccacgccgcctgaatgtaattcaaaaaacgtctcctctgtacattttgtataggaaggacgtaaggagCGCCCCCAggtggcgcggcgcgcgccacgccgccgccacgccaccctgtggggcgcgtcttaccaaatcctatacaaaatgtactgaggagacgttttttgaattacattcaggcggcgtggcggagacgtccgttgcgcgccccgagacacgcgacgcttaagtgggaacgctgccttagaccgcgcttacactccaccacacaaagatggcgccacaaaaaaaatgtcttgtagctttcgattatacttgtagatagcgttaagtgtcacttttgacatagatttacggaattgacacttaatgccaatctacaaataatcggtggcaacaaggcatttttttgtggcgccatctatgtgtggtggagtgtaagcgcgttcgtaggcggtcgcattttaatgtatgggatggtatgatcttgttatatttaatttatacacgaaaatatgaaagaggcgcgttcctagcacacagtctaagctcgtgtatgtgaacgcgcactatgcttgtatgagtgacatatgacagttcgactgttcgcgtttttaacaggcggtcgctgtgaggtagccgacagggggtgagcggcactttcagcggggagcgggagtggccatactgtacgatagtactcttacTATGCctacgttaataacttatttatAATCTGTGCCCTAAAGAACATATCATAGACACATAGATAAGATAAGGTAAAAATTCACAAACAGCtacatcatattattatggataCAAGGTTATTGGCCGTTGTTATACTTGTTATCTTCGCATTTTATAATCAATGCCAAGGTGACGCTCTTCAACTGTTGACTAGCATATTAATGTATGtgttgtgtttgtgtgtgtgactacttaaataatgtccatactaatattataaatgggaaagcgtgattgacgtgattttttaagtggagatagttgaagggatggaaagtgacataggctactagggttgccaacttttttctagggaaaaatagtattttagaaaattccatctatataatatagtacatcgaaataaaatatagtacggtacaGATAATCGATAACCG encodes:
- the LOC125239889 gene encoding protein phosphatase 1 regulatory subunit 3C, coding for MCAAIDMLSSEQLFYGHSPPAGFLTDYTVRRPNISKITTVTRGFSSPCLPTSMTLKPLQLTLKAAPRSCLKMPTDNKKKRVVFADDRGYALEQVKFMTEPSHVPPYWALKIVASPTLERKPPPQPPQDVWERRFVQPASDYVEFRRKINEDCVTLENVILKQNECAVDGTVKVKNLDFTKEVFVRTSSDGWTTSEDTYCAFVESGPLNQQGVSAYDTFGFRIQLPIHSRRLDFCVGYRCQGNEYWDSNKGQNYTIEKSSVRKTPAVSCARIKYGNSWSARADLNGNTPYW